The following proteins are encoded in a genomic region of Pseudomonadota bacterium:
- a CDS encoding DUF1476 domain-containing protein produces the protein MNGSFKDREKAAEAKFQHDQETTFKAQARRNRLLGLWAAELLGLVGTDAETYAKEVIAADFEKPGDADVLEKVFQDFQKKGLDISEHRVRKEMDRFLQIAFEQITSG, from the coding sequence ATGAACGGCAGCTTCAAGGATCGGGAGAAGGCGGCAGAAGCCAAATTTCAGCACGATCAGGAAACCACGTTCAAGGCCCAGGCGCGGCGCAACCGGCTGCTTGGGTTGTGGGCAGCCGAGCTTTTGGGCCTCGTGGGCACCGACGCCGAGACGTATGCGAAAGAAGTCATCGCCGCCGACTTCGAAAAGCCCGGCGACGCCGACGTTCTCGAGAAGGTCTTCCAGGATTTTCAGAAGAAGGGGCTCGACATTTCCGAACACCGCGTTCGCAAGGAAATGGATCGCTTCCTTCAAATCGCCTTTGAGCAAATTACCAGCGGATAG
- the purC gene encoding phosphoribosylaminoimidazolesuccinocarboxamide synthase: MARRRRIYEGKAKVLFEGPEPGTLVQYFKDDATAFNNQKHAIITGKGVLNNRISEYLMTRLGEIGIPTHFVRRLNMREQLIREVEIIPVEVVVRNVVAGSLATRLGLEEGAPLPRSIIEYYYKSDKLGDPLISEEHITAFGWASAQELDDILSMSLRINDFLLGLFFSIGLRLIDFKLEFGRLYEGDQVYVVLADEISPDGCRLWDVRTNEKFDKDRFRRDLGNVEGAYQEVARRLGILPEGGPTDLNGPAVMQ, encoded by the coding sequence ATGGCACGGCGCAGACGAATCTACGAAGGGAAGGCCAAAGTTCTTTTCGAGGGGCCTGAGCCGGGCACGCTCGTCCAATACTTCAAGGACGACGCGACCGCCTTCAACAACCAGAAACACGCCATCATCACCGGCAAGGGGGTCCTGAACAACCGGATCTCGGAATACCTGATGACCCGCCTGGGGGAGATCGGAATTCCGACTCATTTCGTCCGCCGGCTCAACATGCGCGAGCAACTGATTCGGGAAGTGGAAATCATTCCCGTCGAGGTTGTGGTGCGGAACGTCGTCGCGGGCTCGCTTGCCACGCGGCTGGGCCTCGAGGAAGGCGCGCCGTTACCGCGTTCGATTATCGAATACTATTACAAATCCGATAAACTCGGCGATCCGCTTATCTCGGAAGAGCACATCACCGCCTTTGGCTGGGCGTCGGCGCAAGAACTCGATGACATCCTGTCGATGTCGCTTCGCATCAACGATTTTCTTCTCGGCCTTTTCTTCAGCATCGGGCTCCGTCTCATCGACTTCAAACTCGAGTTCGGCAGGCTGTACGAAGGCGACCAGGTGTATGTCGTCCTCGCCGACGAAATCAGCCCGGACGGCTGCCGCCTTTGGGATGTGCGGACAAACGAGAAGTTCGACAAGGATCGTTTCCGCCGGGATCTCGGAAATGTCGAGGGCGCCTACCAAGAAGTGGCGCGGCGGCTTGGCATCCTTCCGGAAGGCGGACCAACGGACCTCAACGGTCCGGCCGTCATGCAGTGA
- a CDS encoding competence/damage-inducible protein A: protein MSMTPLSTACLLVIGNEILSGRTRDEHVPYFGKRLNEWGIRLSEVRVVRDDPDAIAEAVNACRARYRYVFATGGIGPTHDDVTAAAVAMAFGQPLERHPRAAAILEDYYGPERINDSRLRMAEMPRGAKLILNPVSKSPGFQIENVFVLPGPPLVLQAMVEGVKGRLVGGPPVLTRAASAKLGEGTIAAGLAQVQAHHTDVEIGSYPYFRKGQLGVSIVVRGVEVLRVGQAFAEVVRLLEDLGGDPVEEALD from the coding sequence ATGTCCATGACCCCTCTTTCGACCGCTTGCCTCCTGGTTATCGGGAACGAGATTCTTTCCGGCCGTACCCGGGACGAACACGTTCCCTATTTCGGGAAGCGGCTCAACGAATGGGGGATCCGCCTCTCCGAGGTGCGCGTCGTGCGGGACGATCCGGATGCGATTGCCGAGGCCGTGAACGCCTGCCGCGCGCGCTACCGTTACGTCTTTGCGACCGGCGGCATCGGCCCCACCCACGACGACGTGACCGCCGCCGCCGTGGCGATGGCCTTCGGCCAGCCTTTGGAGCGCCACCCGCGCGCCGCCGCGATCCTTGAGGACTATTACGGACCGGAGCGGATCAACGATTCCCGGCTGCGCATGGCCGAAATGCCGAGAGGGGCCAAGCTCATTCTCAACCCGGTCAGCAAGTCGCCCGGCTTTCAAATAGAGAACGTTTTCGTGCTGCCGGGCCCGCCGCTTGTCCTGCAGGCGATGGTCGAAGGGGTAAAGGGAAGACTCGTCGGCGGCCCGCCGGTCCTTACGCGCGCGGCTTCCGCAAAACTTGGCGAGGGTACGATCGCGGCGGGTCTGGCCCAAGTCCAGGCCCATCACACCGATGTCGAAATCGGCAGCTATCCTTATTTTCGCAAGGGCCAACTTGGGGTGAGCATCGTCGTGCGCGGCGTCGAGGTGTTGCGCGTTGGGCAAGCCTTTGCCGAGGTTGTGCGCCTGCTGGAGGATTTGGGCGGCGACCCGGTCGAGGAAGCGCTTGACTGA
- the purQ gene encoding phosphoribosylformylglycinamidine synthase subunit PurQ, whose translation MKTAVIVYPGSNCDRDVRVALAHAMGCQPLAVWHRDSEFPEVDLIVLPGGFSYGDYLRCGAMAAHSPIMREVRRRAERGVPVLGICNGFQILTETGLLPGALLRNEGLKFICRDVHLRVETPASLFTQAYRKNEVLRIPIAHLEGNYFADAETLEELEGEGRVAFRYCTPEGGKDAGSNPNGSAHDIAGVFNETRTVLGMMPHPERLAEPLLGGEDGKRLFEGLAASFA comes from the coding sequence GTGAAGACCGCCGTTATCGTCTATCCCGGTTCGAACTGCGATCGAGACGTTCGCGTCGCTCTTGCGCACGCCATGGGGTGTCAACCGCTAGCCGTGTGGCACCGGGACAGCGAATTCCCTGAGGTGGACCTGATCGTACTGCCCGGCGGGTTCTCTTATGGCGATTACCTTCGTTGCGGCGCGATGGCGGCCCATTCCCCCATCATGCGGGAGGTGCGGCGACGGGCCGAACGGGGCGTGCCGGTGCTCGGCATCTGCAACGGCTTCCAAATCCTGACCGAAACGGGACTGCTTCCCGGTGCGCTGCTTCGGAACGAAGGCCTCAAATTCATTTGCCGCGACGTCCATCTGCGAGTCGAAACGCCCGCAAGCCTTTTCACGCAGGCCTACCGCAAGAACGAGGTGCTTCGCATTCCGATCGCCCATCTCGAAGGAAACTATTTCGCCGACGCGGAGACGCTTGAGGAACTGGAAGGGGAAGGCAGGGTCGCTTTCCGGTATTGCACCCCGGAAGGCGGAAAGGACGCAGGGTCGAATCCGAATGGATCCGCCCACGACATCGCCGGCGTGTTCAATGAAACGCGCACGGTTCTCGGCATGATGCCGCACCCCGAACGGCTGGCCGAACCGCTGCTTGGGGGCGAAGACGGCAAGCGCCTGTTCGAAGGCCTTGCGGCGAGTTTCGCATGA
- the purB gene encoding adenylosuccinate lyase has protein sequence MIPRYARPQMTALWAPENKFKIWLEIETYACEAQAKIGVIPQEAAEAVRKRGKVEIARIEAIEKETHHDVIAFLTNLAEHVGPEARFVHQGMTSSDVLDTCLAVQLAQACDRILADVDRLLAALKKRAYEHKDTVCIGRSHGIHAEPTTFGLKLASHYAAFQRGRGRLLAARDEIATCAISGAVGTFANIDPRVEAYVAEKMGLRVEPISTQVIPRDRHAAFFATLGVTASTMENLAVEIRHLQRTEVLEVEEYFSPGQKGSSAMPHKRNPVLSENVTGLARVVRGYVTPALENAVLWHERDIAHSSVERIIAPDATITLDFALNRLAEIIEKLVVYPGNMRRNLDALGGLAYSQRVLLALTQKGLSREAAYAAVQRNAMKAWEEKTAFLDLLKADENISSHLEAAVLEGLFDPRYHTRHVDTIFGRVFENA, from the coding sequence ATGATTCCACGCTATGCGCGCCCGCAAATGACGGCCCTCTGGGCACCCGAAAACAAATTCAAGATCTGGCTCGAAATTGAGACATATGCCTGCGAGGCGCAGGCCAAGATCGGCGTCATCCCGCAGGAAGCCGCCGAGGCCGTGCGCAAACGCGGCAAGGTCGAGATCGCGCGAATCGAGGCCATCGAAAAGGAAACGCATCACGATGTCATCGCCTTCCTGACGAATCTAGCCGAACATGTCGGGCCAGAAGCGCGCTTCGTGCATCAAGGCATGACGTCCTCGGATGTGCTGGACACCTGCCTCGCCGTCCAGCTGGCCCAAGCCTGCGATCGAATTCTCGCGGACGTCGACCGGCTGCTCGCCGCCCTTAAGAAGCGCGCCTACGAGCACAAGGACACCGTTTGCATCGGGCGCAGCCACGGCATCCACGCCGAGCCGACAACCTTCGGCCTCAAGCTTGCCAGCCACTACGCCGCCTTCCAGCGCGGCCGCGGGCGGCTGCTCGCAGCACGCGACGAAATCGCGACCTGCGCGATTTCCGGCGCCGTCGGCACCTTCGCGAACATCGACCCCCGAGTCGAAGCCTACGTAGCGGAAAAGATGGGCCTTCGGGTAGAACCAATCTCGACGCAGGTCATCCCGCGCGACCGCCACGCGGCGTTCTTCGCCACGCTCGGCGTCACGGCCAGCACGATGGAAAATCTGGCCGTCGAAATCCGCCACCTACAGCGGACGGAAGTGCTTGAAGTGGAGGAATATTTTTCGCCAGGCCAGAAGGGTTCCTCGGCCATGCCGCATAAGCGGAACCCGGTCTTAAGCGAAAACGTGACAGGCCTTGCCCGCGTCGTCCGCGGGTACGTAACACCGGCACTCGAGAACGCGGTCCTTTGGCACGAACGGGACATTGCCCACTCCTCCGTCGAACGGATCATCGCGCCGGATGCGACGATCACGCTTGATTTTGCGTTGAACCGCCTTGCGGAAATCATCGAGAAACTGGTCGTCTATCCCGGAAACATGCGCCGTAATCTCGACGCCTTGGGCGGCCTGGCCTATTCCCAGCGCGTGCTCCTCGCCCTCACCCAAAAAGGGCTAAGCCGCGAAGCCGCCTACGCGGCAGTTCAGCGAAACGCGATGAAAGCCTGGGAGGAGAAAACCGCTTTCCTCGACCTTCTGAAGGCTGACGAAAACATCTCAAGCCATCTTGAGGCAGCGGTGCTGGAAGGGCTTTTCGACCCCCGTTACCACACGCGCCACGTCGATACGATCTTTGGGCGGGTCTTCGAAAACGCCTAG
- the purS gene encoding phosphoribosylformylglycinamidine synthase subunit PurS, with protein sequence MKAGIHIMLKSGVLDPQGKAIENALKSLGFNGINGVRQGKYIEIELAETDPARAKEVLKAMCTKLLANLVIENYEIELLD encoded by the coding sequence ATGAAGGCGGGCATTCATATCATGCTGAAATCGGGCGTTCTTGACCCGCAAGGGAAGGCCATAGAGAACGCTTTGAAATCGCTTGGCTTTAACGGTATAAATGGGGTCCGCCAGGGCAAGTATATCGAAATCGAACTGGCGGAAACCGACCCCGCGCGCGCCAAAGAGGTCTTGAAGGCGATGTGCACGAAGCTGCTCGCCAACCTCGTCATCGAAAACTACGAAATCGAGTTGCTGGACTAA
- the radC gene encoding DNA repair protein RadC yields MDRKATGDEKPHYLGHRKRLRERFLSSGPDSLTDYEMLEMLLFPAYPRQDVKPLAKALLKRYGNFANVLQAEPKDLLATPGMGEAAMVALKTVLEATLRLARQELLHQPVIGSWQQLLDYLYTAMAHRKNEHFRLLFLDRKNALIADEVQQSGTVDHAPIYPREIVRRALDFGASAIIMVHNHPSGDPTPSKTDIAMTKEVRQACETLGIELYDHVIIAKQGHQSFKTMGLL; encoded by the coding sequence ATGGACAGAAAGGCGACGGGGGACGAGAAGCCCCATTACCTGGGTCACCGCAAGCGTCTTCGCGAAAGATTCCTGAGCTCCGGGCCCGACTCCCTCACCGATTACGAGATGCTCGAGATGCTTCTCTTTCCGGCGTACCCGCGCCAGGACGTCAAGCCTTTGGCAAAAGCCCTGCTAAAGCGCTACGGCAATTTCGCGAACGTCCTCCAGGCCGAGCCCAAAGACCTTCTCGCCACCCCCGGTATGGGCGAGGCCGCCATGGTCGCCCTCAAGACCGTTCTGGAAGCGACCCTCCGGCTTGCCCGCCAGGAACTCCTGCACCAGCCGGTGATCGGCAGTTGGCAGCAATTGCTGGATTACCTCTACACCGCCATGGCGCATCGAAAGAATGAACATTTCCGCCTGCTTTTCCTGGACCGCAAGAACGCCCTCATCGCCGACGAAGTCCAACAGAGCGGGACGGTCGATCATGCGCCGATCTACCCGCGGGAAATCGTGAGGCGCGCCCTCGACTTCGGAGCTTCCGCCATCATCATGGTCCACAACCACCCAAGCGGCGACCCGACGCCGTCGAAGACCGATATCGCCATGACGAAGGAAGTGCGGCAGGCCTGCGAGACGCTTGGCATCGAATTGTACGATCACGTCATCATCGCCAAGCAGGGCCACCAGTCCTTCAAGACCATGGGGCTGCTTTGA
- a CDS encoding NRDE family protein, with protein MCTLVFAYRPDADWPVLLAANRDEKIGRPALPPGRHWDNRPQVVAGKDIEGGGTWLGLNDAGVVAGILNRSGTLGPAAGKRSRGEIVLRTLDYADATTAARALDELATQAYRPFNLVVADSREAFWLRSLGTGAIERWRLPPGISMITAHDRNDTRSHRIRTYLPLFQAAPLPDPDKDHWATWEALLASRDRAADDGLEESAMTIADRDGFGTVSSALIALPAAGKEGPPVFRFADGRPDETLFENVAV; from the coding sequence ATGTGCACCCTTGTGTTCGCCTACCGTCCCGACGCCGACTGGCCGGTTTTGCTTGCCGCCAACCGGGACGAAAAGATCGGCCGGCCGGCTCTCCCCCCCGGCCGGCATTGGGATAACCGCCCCCAGGTGGTGGCCGGCAAGGACATCGAAGGCGGCGGAACGTGGCTTGGGTTAAACGACGCGGGCGTGGTGGCAGGAATCTTGAACCGGTCGGGAACGCTGGGACCGGCCGCCGGCAAGCGCAGTCGGGGGGAAATCGTCCTTCGAACCCTCGACTACGCGGACGCAACGACGGCCGCTCGGGCGCTGGACGAACTCGCTACGCAGGCCTACCGGCCTTTCAACCTGGTGGTGGCGGATAGCCGGGAGGCCTTCTGGCTGCGCAGCCTAGGCACGGGCGCCATCGAACGGTGGCGGCTGCCGCCGGGAATCTCGATGATCACGGCTCATGACCGAAACGACACGCGGTCGCATCGCATCCGCACTTATCTGCCGCTTTTCCAGGCCGCCCCCCTTCCCGATCCCGATAAGGACCATTGGGCGACATGGGAGGCCTTGCTCGCAAGCCGCGACCGCGCGGCCGACGACGGCCTTGAAGAAAGCGCCATGACGATCGCGGACCGGGATGGCTTCGGCACCGTCTCCAGCGCCTTGATCGCGCTGCCTGCCGCCGGAAAGGAAGGCCCGCCCGTCTTTCGGTTCGCCGACGGCCGTCCGGACGAGACGCTTTTCGAAAACGTGGCTGTCTGA
- a CDS encoding alpha/beta hydrolase gives MRNDRFATFEVADGTRIRYAFWQPEGPPRGAVVLLHGRTEFLEKYFETVDELLARGFAVWSKDWRGQGLSSRPLSNARKGHADSFDPLLEDLHVFLTEIVRPSSPGPHIALAHSMGGHLALRYMAERPGFFAKAVLSAPMVDIHTGGMPRPFAEQLARLTVQCGLGKQYLVGMGDADPYAAAFKDNLLTSDPVRFQRSRALTQANPALGLGGPTFAWVHAAYQSIRKLENPDYVRRIDVPVLCLSAAEEQIVRNDAQIRLCHHLPQATFVSFPEARHELLFERDPIRARFWETFDKFTDSI, from the coding sequence ATGAGGAACGACCGTTTCGCCACTTTCGAAGTCGCCGACGGGACGCGGATTCGCTACGCCTTCTGGCAACCGGAAGGGCCGCCGCGCGGCGCGGTTGTCCTGCTGCATGGCCGTACGGAGTTCCTCGAAAAATATTTCGAGACGGTCGACGAATTGCTGGCCAGGGGGTTTGCGGTCTGGTCGAAAGATTGGCGAGGGCAGGGGCTTTCCTCGCGGCCGCTTTCGAACGCGCGAAAGGGGCATGCCGATTCCTTCGACCCCTTGCTGGAGGATCTCCACGTTTTTTTGACGGAGATCGTGCGGCCAAGCAGTCCCGGCCCCCATATCGCGCTGGCCCATTCGATGGGGGGGCACCTGGCGCTCCGCTACATGGCCGAACGGCCGGGGTTCTTTGCGAAGGCCGTGCTGTCGGCGCCGATGGTGGATATCCACACCGGCGGGATGCCGCGGCCGTTCGCCGAGCAACTTGCCCGGCTTACTGTTCAGTGCGGACTCGGCAAGCAGTACTTGGTTGGGATGGGGGATGCGGACCCCTACGCAGCCGCGTTCAAGGACAATCTTTTGACGTCCGATCCGGTGCGTTTCCAGCGCAGCCGGGCACTTACGCAAGCAAACCCCGCGCTGGGCCTGGGCGGGCCGACCTTCGCTTGGGTGCACGCGGCATACCAGTCCATTCGTAAGCTGGAAAACCCGGATTATGTGCGCCGGATCGATGTGCCGGTGCTCTGTCTAAGCGCCGCCGAGGAACAAATCGTCCGGAACGACGCTCAAATACGCCTTTGCCATCACCTGCCGCAGGCGACCTTTGTTTCGTTTCCGGAAGCGCGCCACGAGCTCTTGTTCGAGCGCGACCCCATTCGGGCGCGATTCTGGGAGACGTTCGACAAATTTACCGATTCGATTTGA
- the map gene encoding type I methionyl aminopeptidase, translating to MEEIHSITFHDAKGFEGMRRAGRLAAETLDFITPYVKAGVTTGELDRLCHDFIVNHGAVPAPLNYRGFPKSICTSVNHVVCHGIPGEKKLRDGDILNIDVTVILDGWHGDTSRMFYIGKPGVKARRLVEITYECLMRGIAQVKPGATLGDIGHAIQSHAEAQRYSVVRDFCGHGLGRIFHDAPSILHFGKPGEGVTLQEGMFFTIEPMINAGGYDVKILDDGWTAVTKDRSLSAQFEHSVGVTAEGCEIFTLSPTGLVCPPYNV from the coding sequence TTGGAGGAAATCCATAGCATCACGTTTCACGATGCGAAGGGTTTCGAAGGGATGCGCCGCGCCGGCCGGCTTGCCGCCGAGACGCTCGACTTCATCACGCCTTACGTGAAGGCTGGCGTTACGACCGGAGAACTCGACCGGCTTTGCCACGATTTCATCGTGAACCATGGCGCGGTGCCGGCACCGTTGAATTATCGCGGCTTTCCGAAATCGATCTGCACTTCCGTCAACCACGTCGTTTGTCACGGCATCCCCGGCGAAAAGAAATTACGCGACGGCGACATTCTGAACATTGACGTCACCGTCATCCTCGATGGCTGGCATGGGGATACGAGCCGGATGTTTTACATCGGGAAACCCGGCGTCAAAGCCCGCCGCCTTGTCGAGATTACCTACGAATGCCTGATGCGGGGCATCGCGCAGGTCAAGCCTGGCGCCACGCTGGGGGACATTGGCCACGCCATCCAATCCCATGCCGAAGCCCAGCGCTACTCGGTCGTCCGCGATTTCTGCGGGCACGGCCTTGGCCGCATCTTCCACGATGCCCCAAGCATCCTGCATTTCGGTAAACCCGGCGAAGGCGTCACCTTGCAGGAGGGCATGTTCTTCACGATCGAGCCGATGATCAACGCGGGCGGGTATGACGTGAAAATCCTCGACGATGGATGGACGGCCGTCACCAAAGACCGCTCCCTTTCCGCACAGTTCGAACACAGCGTTGGGGTGACGGCGGAGGGGTGTGAAATTTTTACCCTGTCGCCGACCGGCCTTGTCTGCCCGCCCTATAACGTCTGA
- the bioF gene encoding 8-amino-7-oxononanoate synthase, with amino-acid sequence MKQAPQAYHHFLENLPANRRRRLRAFGKTDGSRIEREGKTLCNFSSNNYLGLAQHPALRERAIAWTEAWGTGSGASRLVCGNLELFEKIEAKLARAKRKEAALVMASGYQTNVAVLAALLNRRILEAEPLVYFDALNHASLHQGCRAAGARQICYHHNDLDHLESLLREGRRENRPRFIVTESVFSMDGDQADIRQLVEIADKYGAFLYLDEAHATGVLGPEGFGLAAEYGDRIDLVMGTFSKALGSFGAYVVCSEKLRSFLVNRCPGLIYSTALPPGVLGANDAALDLVPKMAAERAWLQDAAAHVRHVFRQAGLDIGRSTTQIIPVIVGSEENALRLSIALETNDILGIAIRPPTIPEGESRIRFAITATHDDADIERLTRVTVKAARELRLIP; translated from the coding sequence ATGAAGCAGGCACCCCAAGCATACCATCACTTTCTGGAAAACCTGCCGGCAAACCGAAGGCGCCGGTTGCGCGCTTTCGGCAAGACGGACGGCAGCCGCATCGAACGCGAAGGCAAGACTCTCTGCAACTTCTCGTCGAACAACTATCTGGGGCTTGCTCAACATCCGGCCCTTCGCGAGCGCGCCATCGCGTGGACGGAGGCTTGGGGAACGGGGTCCGGGGCTTCCCGGCTGGTCTGCGGAAATTTAGAACTCTTCGAAAAAATAGAAGCAAAATTAGCCCGGGCGAAGCGCAAGGAGGCCGCCCTGGTAATGGCCTCCGGTTATCAGACCAACGTCGCCGTGCTGGCGGCCCTTTTGAATCGCCGGATTCTCGAGGCGGAGCCGCTCGTCTATTTCGACGCATTGAACCACGCCAGCCTTCACCAGGGCTGCCGGGCCGCCGGAGCGAGGCAGATTTGTTACCATCACAACGATCTCGATCATCTTGAATCCCTCTTGCGTGAAGGAAGGCGCGAAAACCGGCCACGCTTTATCGTGACCGAATCTGTCTTCAGCATGGATGGCGACCAAGCTGACATTAGGCAACTTGTTGAAATAGCAGATAAATATGGGGCTTTCCTCTACCTCGACGAGGCTCACGCCACCGGCGTTCTTGGCCCGGAAGGCTTTGGACTTGCCGCCGAATACGGCGACCGGATCGATCTCGTCATGGGGACCTTCAGCAAGGCACTGGGAAGCTTCGGGGCCTACGTGGTCTGTTCCGAAAAACTTCGGAGCTTCCTGGTCAATCGCTGCCCCGGCTTGATCTATTCAACCGCCCTGCCACCCGGGGTCCTGGGAGCCAATGACGCCGCTTTAGACCTCGTGCCGAAAATGGCCGCCGAGCGGGCTTGGCTCCAAGATGCCGCCGCGCATGTCCGTCACGTTTTCCGCCAGGCGGGGCTTGACATTGGGCGCTCAACAACGCAGATAATCCCCGTAATCGTGGGATCGGAAGAGAACGCGCTTCGTTTGAGTATCGCTTTGGAAACAAATGATATATTGGGTATAGCCATCCGACCCCCGACAATCCCAGAAGGAGAGAGCCGCATACGTTTTGCCATCACCGCCACCCACGACGATGCCGACATTGAGCGGCTGACTCGGGTCACGGTCAAGGCGGCCAGAGAATTACGTCTTATTCCCTGA
- a CDS encoding arylesterase, with the protein MLLLVFLLAPAAVAADIRIVAFGDSLTKGYNLPPTQAFPAQLERALRAKGYGVTVLNAGVSGNTTASGLARLDRILALDPEIVIVEFGANDVFAQFEPQESYVNLDRILTLLRQQNIRVLLTGSRVPSGLGPDYDAAFNAIFPALAKKHRVPLYPFFLEGVAKNPKLNLLDGVHPNAEGVAMIVEGILPHVLRLLDSEDN; encoded by the coding sequence TTGCTCCTGCTTGTGTTCTTGCTGGCGCCCGCCGCCGTGGCGGCCGATATCCGGATTGTCGCCTTCGGCGACAGTTTGACGAAGGGGTACAACCTGCCGCCGACGCAAGCCTTTCCGGCCCAACTTGAACGCGCGCTTCGCGCCAAGGGTTACGGTGTCACCGTCCTCAACGCCGGCGTTTCCGGTAACACGACGGCAAGCGGCCTTGCCCGCCTCGACCGTATCCTTGCCCTTGATCCGGAGATCGTAATTGTTGAATTCGGCGCCAACGACGTCTTCGCCCAATTCGAACCGCAGGAAAGTTACGTCAACCTGGATCGAATCCTAACCCTTCTTCGCCAGCAAAATATCCGAGTCCTGCTGACCGGCAGCCGCGTTCCTTCCGGCCTGGGCCCGGATTACGACGCGGCGTTCAACGCCATTTTCCCGGCTCTGGCCAAGAAACACCGCGTTCCGCTCTATCCCTTCTTTCTCGAAGGCGTGGCAAAGAATCCGAAGTTGAATTTGTTGGACGGGGTCCATCCAAACGCCGAAGGGGTCGCCATGATTGTTGAGGGAATCCTGCCGCACGTCCTGCGGTTGCTCGATTCCGAGGACAATTGA
- the sfsA gene encoding DNA/RNA nuclease SfsA has translation MRFPAPLIRGRFLTRSKRFFSTVELESGERIIAHCPNPGSMMGLLEENAEVWISPAQNPNRKLRYTWELVRIGEGLVGINTVLANRIVEEALLTDRIPGLTGYASIRREVPYGQNSRVDFLLESGDKPRCYVEVKNVTLRLKDFAAFPDAVTTRGAKHLAELANVVRSGGRAVLLYLVQREDCTGFVLAEEIDPAYVEAARVARAEGVESLCFSCRISAETIALDRALPLAFRMA, from the coding sequence ATGCGCTTTCCCGCCCCCCTCATCCGCGGCCGTTTCCTCACCCGCAGCAAGCGATTCTTCAGCACCGTGGAGCTTGAAAGCGGCGAACGCATAATTGCCCACTGCCCGAACCCGGGCTCGATGATGGGGCTGCTGGAGGAAAACGCCGAGGTATGGATATCGCCCGCGCAAAACCCGAATCGCAAGCTTCGCTACACTTGGGAACTCGTGCGCATCGGCGAAGGCCTCGTCGGCATCAACACGGTGCTTGCGAACCGGATCGTCGAGGAAGCCCTGCTTACCGACCGCATCCCTGGGCTTACCGGCTATGCCTCCATCCGGCGCGAGGTTCCTTACGGGCAAAATTCCCGCGTGGATTTCCTGCTCGAAAGCGGGGATAAACCCCGCTGTTACGTCGAAGTGAAGAACGTCACTCTACGGCTGAAAGACTTCGCCGCCTTCCCGGACGCCGTCACCACCCGCGGCGCGAAGCATCTTGCCGAACTTGCGAATGTCGTCCGGTCGGGCGGGCGCGCCGTCCTGCTTTACCTCGTCCAACGCGAGGATTGCACTGGTTTTGTTCTCGCCGAGGAAATCGATCCGGCCTATGTTGAAGCGGCGCGAGTGGCCCGGGCGGAAGGCGTGGAAAGCTTGTGTTTTTCCTGCCGGATAAGCGCCGAGACGATCGCGCTGGACCGCGCCTTGCCGCTCGCCTTTCGAATGGCTTGA